From a region of the Acidimicrobiales bacterium genome:
- a CDS encoding TetR/AcrR family transcriptional regulator, whose amino-acid sequence MPTSKRSRSPELRRGQLLDAAESVAIGKGLGSLTVAAVASSAGVAKGTTYLYFSSKDELIDAVRDRYLERFLDAIETDDEATSAEQIAQLIRQLFDFSASNHALHHALFHEAGFGEEHSFEPIRKRFADIVAAGIGSGEFRAFDPSAAASFVVAGVHGVLVEAAHSDGARRNFAEAAVALALQSLDAHCS is encoded by the coding sequence GTGCCTACGTCGAAGAGGTCGAGATCTCCCGAACTGCGGCGCGGGCAACTCCTCGATGCAGCCGAATCGGTCGCCATAGGCAAGGGCCTGGGTTCGCTGACCGTCGCCGCCGTCGCATCCAGTGCCGGCGTGGCCAAGGGCACCACCTACCTGTACTTCTCGTCGAAGGACGAGCTGATCGACGCGGTCCGAGATCGCTATCTCGAGCGCTTTCTGGACGCCATCGAAACCGACGACGAGGCCACATCGGCAGAACAGATCGCACAGCTGATCAGGCAGCTGTTCGACTTCTCCGCCAGCAATCATGCGCTTCACCACGCGTTGTTTCACGAGGCAGGCTTCGGAGAGGAGCACTCCTTCGAACCGATCAGGAAGCGCTTCGCAGACATCGTCGCGGCCGGGATCGGCTCAGGCGAATTTCGAGCCTTCGACCCATCGGCGGCGGCCAGCTTCGTGGTCGCCGGCGTGCACGGCGTGCTGGTGGAGGCGGCACACTCTGATGGCGCACGCAGGAACTTCGCCGAAGCTGCAGTTGCCCTTGCTCTGCAGAGTCTCGACGCGCACTGCAGCTAG